The DNA region TCCGCATTTAAGTTCTATAGCGCATCTGTTAGCATTATACAATTCTAATGTTATCTCACCTTTGAATCCGGGATCTACCCACCCGGCATTCTGAATAAACAATCCCATTCTGCCAAGGGAGCTTCTGCCTTCAACAAACGCAGTCAGATTATCAGGCAGTTCAAAATACTCCATCGTTGTTGCCAAAACAAATTGTCCGGGTAAAATCAAGTAAGTATCAGTTTTAATGGTTTTGTAGTTTGTTTTACTCTCCAAAGTAATTATTCCCGACGGAGTGTCATCTACAATGCTGAATGTGTTCCCTAACCGTATATCCACACTTGCGGGTTGTATTTGTTCTTTTGTGATCGGCTTGATTACTAAAGAATTTTCATCAAGCATTTTAATAATCGTTTTATCTGATAGTATCATTTTATAGCTCCTCTCGATGCATATCTGATTTGTATTCGCATTTCATTATAGCATAGTGTTACTGATGTGTCAACAAAACCGCCATAGTAATTCTGAACAAGCATCAGAAATACTATGGCGAAAACTTCTATATTCGTACCGGCTTTATAGCTGTGAAGTGTCTGTTGATATTCAGTCATTCAAGCTTATTGGATATCAGTCCCTGTCATTATGACCTTCATAAAACCTTTCTTCCTGCTCAGCATCCCTATAACGAAAACGCCGATAACGCTTACGCAGATAAACTCACCGAGGGACACATAAACAACACTCTCCCAGAAAGGCAGACCTTGTATATAATGAAGTTCTGTGGCAACAACAAAACCATTTATCACCACAGGAAATATTGACGCAACAAGCAAGTTGGTCTTTTCTCTGAATGCATATATAAGCACGGCAGAAACCAGCGTAGCCGTTGGACCGAATCCAACATCGGCAAAACCAAGCGGGCTCATCGTGTTTGAAATAAAACAGCCCACAGTCAGCGAGAATATATAATCCTTGTTGAAAAAGCACAGCAGCATCAGCAATTCTGAAAACCTCAGCTGTACCTGGCCAAAGGCCAACGGGGCGCACAATACAGTCATCAGCACATACAGCGCTGTCATCACACCAATGTTCATCATTCTTCGTGAATTGATAAGTTCCATCGCCAGCCCTCCGTTTCAGCATTCATAAAAAATCAGTTCTTAAAAAAGCCGCCTGCCGCATAAAGCAGCAGGCTGACCGAATATATACTTTAAATTAAGCCTTGCCAACAGAACCGAACAGTTCCATCTTCTCCTTGACCTTAGCCTTGATTGCCTCAAAGCCGGGAGCCAGCAGCTTTCTGGGATCGAAGCCCTTGCCCTGCTTGTCCTTGCCAGCCTCAACGTAGCCTCTTGTAGCGTCAGCAAATACCAGCTGGCACTCAGTGTTAACGTTGATCTTAGCAACGCCCAGAGAGATAGCCTTAGTGATCATATCATCAGGGATACCTGTACCGCCGTGGAGTACCAGAGGCATATCGCCAACAGTCTTGTTGATAGCCTCGAGAGTCTCAAAGCTCAGACCCTCCCAGTTATCGGGATATACACCGTGGATGTTGCCGATACCTGCTGCCAGGAAGTCAACGCCCAGATCAGCGATCTGCTTGCACTCTGCGGGATCTGCGCACTCGCCCTTGCCGATAACGCCGTCCTCTTCGCCGCCGATAGCGCCTACCTCAGCCTCAATGGAGAGACCCAGGCCGTGAGCTACGTTAACAAGCTCAGTAGTCTTAGCAACGTTCTCGTCGATGGGGAAATGAGAACCATCGAACATTATAGAAGTGAAGCCTGCCTTGATGCACTTGTAGCAGCCCTCATAAGAACCGTGGTCAAGGTGCAGAGCAACAGGAACAGTGATGCCCAGAGACTTATCCATAGCAGCTACCATAGCAGCAACAGTCTCAAAACCGCACATATACTTACCTGCGCCTTCGGATACACCGAGGATAACAGGCGAATTCAGCTCCTGAGCAGTCAGCAGGATAGCCTTTGTCCACTCAAGGTTGTTGATGTTGAACTGACCTACAGCGTACTTACCAGCACGAGCCTTATCAAGCATTTCTTTAGCATTAACTAACATTATAAAATACCTCCAAAAAATTATTTATGGATTTTTTGCCATATCTATTATACATCATATCAACATGGATTTCAAGTGTATTTCCCTGATTTAACATTCTGTCTACATTTTCTTAACACGGTTAGTCATAACTGACTATCATACCGTTCTGATATTACAGCGCGTTCCAGTATACAAAGAATATCAGCACACAGCCCCATGCATTGCCTGTTTCTTTCCTGACTATCAGCATACCGTAGATAAGTACCATCGCACAAAGCATTTCAAGAAAAGCATCGGGAGTAACACCTACCACGCCATGTATAACTATGCACATCACAGCGCAGAAGAATGCACCCGTGTCCCAGAACCTGTATTTTGAGGGAAACAGTTCGCTGAACTTGTCGCGTATGACCACATAGTTGAAGCCCTCAAAAAATCCCCAGAACAGCGCGGTTATCAACAATCCACTCACTTTGACAGGCAGGCTTTCTTCCAAAAGCTGCGGTGTCATGGACATATCGTAAAACGGGAACCATGGATGAACGTGCCCTCTTGCCAGCTGATAGATGAAGTCGGGCACACAGCAAGCCAGACTCAACAGCAGGGCAGGCAGGAGATTTTTTCTGTTCAGTCCGAATTTCGTGAACTTCTCACGCCTTATGATACAGACTATCGTTATGCCAAGCCCCGCTATCGCAAACTGACCGCAAAGCGCTGTCACCAGCAGCCTTTTCATCAGCGGTATGCTTTGGTCATAGGAATATGCATTTATCTTATTAGCAAAAAGCAGCACCGCAAAACTCACCACTGAAATAATGATGAAATCTGCGATAAGCTGCTTTTTTCTTGCTTTGTCAGGTTTTATCACTGTTTTTTCCAATATCTGTTTATCCTCCATTTTCGTTTAATTCTACACAAAATCTGCACCCGTACATCGAGAGCAGTATCCCCTTATGTTTTTCGCAGGTGGGGTATTCCCTGATGATATTCTCTTTGCCCAGCTTGCCGAACCACGACAGCCATTCGGTGCGTTCTTCCTCGTCAACAAGTTCGACAGTCATCTTTTCTACAAGTTTTCCGAAACTTTCCAGCCACGTTATCACAAGTTCTTCTTTAAGAATACCTTCAAGTTCGGGACCCAGTCTGTCCCACCAAAGCTTATTTTTCGCAGCCTCAACACAGCGAAGTATAAATGCTTTCTCGCTTTCAAAGCCATCCTTAGTCCAGGGCATTTCAACGATATCAAAACCCACATTGCCCATACCGCATATATATGTATGCTGATCTCCAAGCCAGACTATCATCAGCTTTTCTCGCTCAGTCTCAGCCAAAGCAGAACCTGCTGCCACCAATGCGTGTATCATTTCATCAGATGCAGCATTGCTTAAACGAAAATAATCTTTATCGTCCGATTTACCTGTCAATCCGAATGTATTGCTCATATCATACTCATCTCCGTTCAAGCCCTGCTCATAATTATGAATTGTGAATTATAAATTATGAATTAAGATCACACCTCGTACATCTGAATAACCTTGCGTGCGACTTCAAGCTTTGTACATCGCATATCCATAGCCTCTTTCTCGATATACCTGTGTGCCTGCTGTTCGGTAAAGCCAAGATACTGCATAAGCGCCAATTTTGCACGGTTGACCGAGCGTATCTCCTCCAGCTTCTTCTGCAATTTGATATTCTCCGAACGTATACCAAGCATACGCTTTCTTGCCGCCGCCGTGAATCTCATCGCACGGTAGAAAAGCTCGCGGTTCAAGGGCTTTGATATTACCATCGCACCAACGTCTTCCACCTTGTCTGCAACATCTTCGTAAATATCGCTCTTTACAAGCAATACACACATCGCATCCGATGCCGAATAAACAAACTCTGCCAGATCTGTACCGTTCTCATCGGGCAGAGGACAACTTACAACTATCATATCGAAATCCTGTTCCGATACAACACGCCTTGCATCACGCCCCGTTGAAACAGTTGAAAATCTCACTCCGGGGAAAATCTCTTTCAGCTGACTTACAAGTGCAGATACGTGCTTGTCAGACCCTGCGGCTATAAGTATCCTGTCCAAAATTTCTCCCCCTTTCTAAAACTATCCGTGCTCTTTCTCAACAAAATGCTTCTCCAGAAGTCCTCGCACAGTCGCCGGTGTGACACTTTCCTCGGTGTCGCAGAACGGCGAACATATCCTGATCTTCTTATCTTCGGAAATTATATGGATACGATGACTCCCCTCAGTGACCCTGACATACCAGTAGTACACCCTGTCATCGTAGACTATCTTGCGTTTTCCTTTTTTTGATACCATTACAGTGTGTAGAAGTATCTCACAGTCTCGAACATTTCCTTATTCTCGCAAACAGCAAACTCTTTGGCTTCCTTCTCCTTTTCATCCAGAACATGGGCGATAAGATTTTCAGAAAGCCTGTCTGCCAGAAATTCACTGCCCCTTGCCGCTTCTATAGCTTCATCGAGAGAAGCGGGAAGCTTTTCAGTAAGCTCCTCGATATTATCGGGCGAAAGGTCGGTAGCAGAACAAAGTTCTTCACCGTTGAGTGCGCCCTCAAGTGCGGCATATATCACCAGACCCAATGCAAAATAAGGGTTGCAGGTATTATCGGGAGAACGGAGTATCATCGCATTCTCATCGGTATTTATCATAGGTACTCTTACCAGCTGTGCAAAATTCTCATGTGACCATGTTATATACTTAGGTGCGCGGGAAGTTCCCAGTCTGCTGTAAGAGCTTGCGGTAGAATTCAGGAAAAGTGTTATCTCCCTGACCCTTTTGAGTATGCCTGCTATCATGGACTTAGCCTCATTGCCAAGATCACCTCTGCGCGGCATGAAGATATTCTCGGTGCCTTTCATGCACAGCAGCATGATATGCAGTCCCGAACCGGGTCTGTCACAAAGGGGCTTGGGCATGAATGTTGCATAAAGCCCGTTTCTGTCAGCTACGGATTTTACAACGTTCTTGAAAGTGACAAGATTATCTGCCGCATTAAGGGCGTTGGAATAACGGAAATCTATCTCGTTCTGACCCGGCCCGCTCTCGTGGCGGGAGCTCTCGGGATAAATATCCATCTGTTCAAGTGTCAGGCATATATCTCTTCTGAGATTCTCACCCTTGTCGGCAGGCGCGATATCGCAGTAGCCTGCATAATCATGAGGTATCTTTGTTATCTGACCGTTATCGTTCTTCTCAAAAACATAAAACTCGCAGGAAGTACCTATCTGGAAATTATATCCCTTTCCTCTTGCATACTCAACTGCATTTTTCAGGAAAGCTCTTCCGTCACCGTCAAATACAGTGCCATCTGTGTATTTTATTGTACAGAAAAATCTTACAACTCTGCCCTGCTGAGGTCTCCACGGCAGCAGCGACAGCGTGTCGGGGTCGGGGAAAAGCAGCAGATCGGTGCTTGAAAAATTCATAAAACCGCTGAGCTTTGAAGCATCAAATAGCAGTCCTTTACGGAATATCTTCGGCAGTTCCGAAGCGGGGACCGATATACTTTTAAGCGCTCCGAAAATGTCGCAAAACATAAGCTTTATAAATTTTACATCATTTTCCTCCACAAACTGGAGTACTTCCCTTTCGGTATATTTCATTTCACTACCTCCTTATAAATGACACAGCAGATATATCCATATCGCCGCAAACGGGAAAGGCAAAGCACAGAAAACTATCTCTGCCGCATTACGCATTTTGCTCTCCGCAGATATCTTATCCTTTATCATCGCCGCACCCAGCAATATTTCAAATGCCATCAGCAGTCCTGAAGCTATCTGCAATAAACTGATACGAATCCATGTCATATCAATATAGTTATGAGTATCTATCGCATATTTATCAAGCAGATATTTTTTCTCATCCCCGCTGAATTTCCGTACTCTTCCGCCTATCACTGTTTTCTTTTCAATATCGGCGTTCTTATCAGCCCTTACAAACAGCCACGTGCCGTCCTTAGTACATACCCTAAAAAAATATTCGTTACCCGTAGGTATAAATCTGCAAAAGCTGTTTCTTATCTCAAAATCTTCATCGTTGTCACGTTCGGTGACTTCTGCTTCTGCATGACCATAGAAAGGTGCTTTTTCTATATCCTTAACATCAATATCAGACTTTACCAGAAGTCCCGTCAGCCCGCTTAACAGACATATCAGCGCAATAACAGCCGATACAGCGAACCAGACCCGCGGATGTTTTTCGATCTTTTCAATAAGTGTACCGTTTTCGACCATACTGTTTTCTCCGTGATAATGCCGCAAACAGCTTTATGTCACCGATGCGGACACTACTTTTTTACTTATCCGAACAAACTCTACAAAAAATTATACCACATTATCCACTGTAATTCAAGTGCGTTTTACAAAAAAGCACAGGCAAGCCACCCATAAAAAGGCCGCATTGCCTGTGCAAATCTTTTAATTAATAGTTCTGATCGCAAACAAAATTGCCTGTTGCGATATTGTATGCAACACTGTAACCGTGTGCGCCGTTGTCAGTAAAGAAGTAGTAGTATGCATAACCATTTTCTTCCGATCTGAACTGACTGCCTGTGATATCGCCATTGATCTCACCTGCAACTGCTGTACGTACTGTGTTTTCAAGATCTGAGATATCTACCTCTGCCTGACTGCTGCTGTCGGAAGCCTGCGACGAAGTACCGTCACCGCTCTGAGCAGCCGATGAACTGTCACCGGGTTCAGCAAAGTTTACTGCACTGCTGTCTGTGTCGCTCTGCGATGAAGTATCAGCACCGCTTTCGGTAGACTGTGCTGCTGATTCAACAGCTGCTGCACTCTCTGTGGGCTGTGCATCACCATTATCGGGAGTTGTTGCAGCGGGTTCATCTTCTATTCCGTCATCGACAGGTGTCTGATCCTGAGGCTGCTGTTCGACCGCACTTGTTGCAGCAGGTCTTGCTGCACCTGCATTGTCAGCACCATTATCATTTCCCTTTTTACCGAAGAGTCTCATACCGATAAGTATCGCTGCGATAACGATTATCAGCACACCAACGGTAATAACAGCTGTTATGATGAACAGACGCTTTCTTGCTGAATCTTCCTCATAATCATCATCATAACCATCGTCAAAATCATCGAAGTCGTCATTTGCAAAGAAATCTTCAGTTTCTCTTTCATCATCGATAACAGGAGCACTCTTCTTTCTGCCGCCGTTGCCATTGTGGCCGCGGCTTACGTCGCTATTGCTGTTCTTGGCATTTTCGGGCAGAACGAAACGCTTCGTCATATCATCATCAGGATCGGGCTTTTTGAAGACCTTTGTCTCATCACCAACGCCGCCCTCAGATGTCATTTTGCCGTCCTCATCGATAAGCAGATTGTGGCAGAACTTGCAAAGTACAGCCTCACCTGAAAGCTCCTTACCGCAGTACGGACAAGTTTTAGTTTTCATTTATATACCATTCCCCTCAGTAATGTAGTTCCAAATATAGTACCCCAAATCGGGGCATACTAATATGATAGCATAAATATCCGTAAAAATCAACCGTTTTTAACAAAAAAATCAGAAAAATTTCATCATATATCATATTGTACAAAATGCGTGGCATTTTCGGGGAATTTTCGCAAAAGTGTCCAGAAAGTTCCGTCAGCTCTTTCTTCTTCTCACCTGTATGCCGCCAAGGTTTGAACCTATCGACTCGATAGTTCTGTTATCCCTCTTATCATTCTGCTTTTTCTTCTTTCCGCCGCCCTGTCTGCGCTCGGGCTTGGGTGCTGAGGGCTTGGAGGGGTCTTTCATGGTCAGGGATACTCTTCCGCGCTGCATATCAACATCAAGTACCCATACCTTTACAACATCGCCGACTTTTACAACTTCAAGCGGATGCTTTATGAACTTGTCACAAAGCTGTGAGATATGTACCAGACCATCCTCATGCACACCGATATCAATGAACGCACCAAAGTCGATAACGTTTCTTACAGTACCCATGAGTTCCATACCGGGAGTCAGGTCTTTAAGCTCCATAACGTCGCCGCTTCTCATCAGCGGAGGAGGCAGCTCGTCACGAGGGTCACGGCCGGGCTTTTCAAGTTCCTTTACGATATCTGTCAGTGTGGGCAGACCTGTATCAAGTTCCTTTGCAAGTGCAGCAAGGTCGCGGTCTTTCATAGCTTCGGTCAGCTTTTCGGTATTGCCGACATCGCTCTCATCTATGCCGCACTTCTCCAGCAGAGCCTTAGCAGCTGCATAGCTCTCGGGATGGATACCTGTATTATCAAAGGGATTCTTAGCCTCGGGCACACGCAGGAAGCCTGCACACTGCTCATAAGCCTTAGCGCCCAGCTTCTTGACTTTCAGCAGCTGCTTTCTGTCAGTAAATGCGCCGTTCTCTTCACGGTAAAGCACAATATTCTTAGCCACAGCAGAGTTGATACCCGCGATGTACGAAAGCAGAGAGTAGGATGCTGTATTAACGTCTACACCAACGGAGTTAACGCAGTCCTCAACAACACCTTTCAGGGCATCGTCCATACGTGCCTTGGGCATATCGTGCTGATACTGACCAACACCGACTGCCTTGGGGTCTATCTTAACAAGCTCCGCAAGAGGATCCTGCAAACGTCTTGCAATGGATACAGCGGATCTCAGCGATACATCATAATCGGGGAATTCCTCAGCCGCCAGCTTTGAAGCGGAGTAAACCGAAGCACCTGCCTCGGATACAACCATGTAGCTGACTTTGCTGTCGATACCGCGTATAAGCTCGGCGGTGAAATCCTCTGTTTCACGTGAAGCTGTACCATTGCCGATAGCGATGGTAGTAACGCCGTACTTCTTTATCATATCGGTAAGAACTTTTCTCGCTTCTTCCTTGCGGCGTTCGCTCTGTGTCAGATATACGATAGTCGTATCAAGCACCTTGCCTGTTTCGTCAACAGTTGCAACTTTACAGCCGTGAGCATATCCGGGATCAAGACCCAGTGTTACGGTATTCTTCACAGGCGGTGCCATCAGCAGCTGACGCAGATTTGACGAGAACACCTTGATAG from Ruminococcus albus AD2013 includes:
- the dcd gene encoding dCTP deaminase → MILSDKTIIKMLDENSLVIKPITKEQIQPASVDIRLGNTFSIVDDTPSGIITLESKTNYKTIKTDTYLILPGQFVLATTMEYFELPDNLTAFVEGRSSLGRMGLFIQNAGWVDPGFKGEITLELYNANRCAIELKCGRRVGQLVFAEMDDHALNPYNGKYQGQTGATGSRVFMDPDKY
- a CDS encoding QueT transporter family protein; the encoded protein is MELINSRRMMNIGVMTALYVLMTVLCAPLAFGQVQLRFSELLMLLCFFNKDYIFSLTVGCFISNTMSPLGFADVGFGPTATLVSAVLIYAFREKTNLLVASIFPVVINGFVVATELHYIQGLPFWESVVYVSLGEFICVSVIGVFVIGMLSRKKGFMKVIMTGTDIQ
- the fba gene encoding class II fructose-1,6-bisphosphate aldolase — translated: MLVNAKEMLDKARAGKYAVGQFNINNLEWTKAILLTAQELNSPVILGVSEGAGKYMCGFETVAAMVAAMDKSLGITVPVALHLDHGSYEGCYKCIKAGFTSIMFDGSHFPIDENVAKTTELVNVAHGLGLSIEAEVGAIGGEEDGVIGKGECADPAECKQIADLGVDFLAAGIGNIHGVYPDNWEGLSFETLEAINKTVGDMPLVLHGGTGIPDDMITKAISLGVAKINVNTECQLVFADATRGYVEAGKDKQGKGFDPRKLLAPGFEAIKAKVKEKMELFGSVGKA
- a CDS encoding ANTAR domain-containing response regulator, whose protein sequence is MDRILIAAGSDKHVSALVSQLKEIFPGVRFSTVSTGRDARRVVSEQDFDMIVVSCPLPDENGTDLAEFVYSASDAMCVLLVKSDIYEDVADKVEDVGAMVISKPLNRELFYRAMRFTAAARKRMLGIRSENIKLQKKLEEIRSVNRAKLALMQYLGFTEQQAHRYIEKEAMDMRCTKLEVARKVIQMYEV
- a CDS encoding glutamine synthetase family protein gives rise to the protein MKYTEREVLQFVEENDVKFIKLMFCDIFGALKSISVPASELPKIFRKGLLFDASKLSGFMNFSSTDLLLFPDPDTLSLLPWRPQQGRVVRFFCTIKYTDGTVFDGDGRAFLKNAVEYARGKGYNFQIGTSCEFYVFEKNDNGQITKIPHDYAGYCDIAPADKGENLRRDICLTLEQMDIYPESSRHESGPGQNEIDFRYSNALNAADNLVTFKNVVKSVADRNGLYATFMPKPLCDRPGSGLHIMLLCMKGTENIFMPRRGDLGNEAKSMIAGILKRVREITLFLNSTASSYSRLGTSRAPKYITWSHENFAQLVRVPMINTDENAMILRSPDNTCNPYFALGLVIYAALEGALNGEELCSATDLSPDNIEELTEKLPASLDEAIEAARGSEFLADRLSENLIAHVLDEKEKEAKEFAVCENKEMFETVRYFYTL
- a CDS encoding Tex family protein translates to MDINKVLAQEFNLRQEQVDNTVALLDDDKTIPFIARYRKEVTGSLDDQVIRELYDRLTYLRNLEKRKEEVINAITEQEKMTDEIASAIEKAVTLVEVEDIYRPYKPKRKTRASIAREKGLEPLAELIMAQADSTDPTAEAAAYISEEKGVADAAAAVQGAMDIIAEDVSDNAELRKALREAYNKSGKITSAAASEEADVVYKNYFEYSENVSKTAGHRVLALDRGEKEGALKVSIDIPEGMGEEICRGQYVKNDSACGKLVAAACEDSFSRLIAPSVEREIRAELSANAQEGAIKVFSSNLRQLLMAPPVKNTVTLGLDPGYAHGCKVATVDETGKVLDTTIVYLTQSERRKEEARKVLTDMIKKYGVTTIAIGNGTASRETEDFTAELIRGIDSKVSYMVVSEAGASVYSASKLAAEEFPDYDVSLRSAVSIARRLQDPLAELVKIDPKAVGVGQYQHDMPKARMDDALKGVVEDCVNSVGVDVNTASYSLLSYIAGINSAVAKNIVLYREENGAFTDRKQLLKVKKLGAKAYEQCAGFLRVPEAKNPFDNTGIHPESYAAAKALLEKCGIDESDVGNTEKLTEAMKDRDLAALAKELDTGLPTLTDIVKELEKPGRDPRDELPPPLMRSGDVMELKDLTPGMELMGTVRNVIDFGAFIDIGVHEDGLVHISQLCDKFIKHPLEVVKVGDVVKVWVLDVDMQRGRVSLTMKDPSKPSAPKPERRQGGGKKKKQNDKRDNRTIESIGSNLGGIQVRRRKS